A stretch of the uncultured Cohaesibacter sp. genome encodes the following:
- a CDS encoding EAL domain-containing protein: METLRSIGRGHWISIGPLVAMALGAALLGVAIVRTDPVSTRLLASLAVGVLCVTIVTLVVFMRQQRNHMTSRFEAMVREQSKARKRIKKLTLQKHCVDQHAIVSITDAKGRITYANDKFCETSKYTEAELIGKNHRILNSGYHDESFFGALYKAINAGNVWSGTVRNKAKDGSFYWVETTVAPIMDENGNIEEIISVRTEITSIKEQEEELERSNQLLQSIFDNFPGAISVYDDDLNLTLANAAFHELLSVPEEAFPIGSRLEDVLRFNVRDDLSGASADHHEIEDRIEGLLAQARAHSSYVFTCENNGGQVLEVKGWPLKGGGFLSTHIDVTERHEMIRTLQAKHEEAQQTAVELQAVQKMQASTHEQLLNSINSMQNGLAIWDAKGCLQLANSAFRKFHAPIADMIQPGMSFESLLRAGCAKGLWVGITIDPENPNFETWVAQRVEEHLTLDNMEFNFTLLPGIEVVVQKRFASNGNIITTMIDVTALHEREEELKRTRDALEHIAYFDALTTLPNRAHGQQDLEALMNKENPGSKFALIQIDLDKFKRVNDTMGHAAGDHLLKVVGSRLSFLSSKVPAFRPYRWGGDEFVAIVLLDEDLDLEGLCQELTDLIAVPVPYEETTIWPTTSLGIAIYPDDTSSLESLMIYADLALYKTKRMGRDGFQFFVAEMKEKVDSDNLIEIGVRSALELDQFVLYFQPQISAVDESIVGIEALVRWNHPDRGQLPPGLFMQVVENHGLAAALGRTVFDKAMMAVKKWTDEGLSFGRLAVNLSPGHIQKATLVDDFCASISKYGVDPGLLAVELLESVWLDNRDGNIEEIFHRLSSAGVHVELDDFGTGYASLTHLSNLPIDGIKIDRSLMSAAPHSEKQRAILDLVMSMTKLMQIRVVCEGVETVQQLETVSKIANCSVQGYLISRPLSFDQMTNWMRNKRNIGSLQIPEPRLATQQPTALTVNRRKGFGPFI; this comes from the coding sequence ATGGAAACATTGAGATCGATCGGACGGGGTCACTGGATTAGCATCGGGCCTCTGGTGGCGATGGCATTGGGAGCAGCGTTGCTCGGCGTGGCCATAGTTCGAACCGATCCCGTTTCCACCAGACTGTTGGCCTCGCTGGCAGTGGGCGTTCTTTGCGTCACCATTGTCACACTCGTTGTCTTCATGCGTCAGCAGCGGAACCATATGACCTCACGTTTCGAGGCAATGGTACGTGAGCAGAGCAAAGCCCGTAAACGGATCAAGAAACTCACCTTGCAAAAGCATTGCGTCGATCAACATGCCATCGTATCGATCACCGATGCCAAGGGACGGATCACCTATGCCAACGACAAATTCTGTGAAACGTCCAAATATACCGAGGCAGAATTGATCGGCAAAAATCATCGTATCCTGAATTCCGGCTATCACGATGAAAGTTTCTTTGGTGCGCTTTACAAGGCCATAAATGCGGGCAATGTCTGGTCAGGTACGGTGCGCAACAAAGCCAAGGATGGCAGTTTCTATTGGGTGGAGACGACCGTCGCCCCCATCATGGATGAAAATGGCAATATCGAGGAGATCATTTCTGTCCGAACAGAAATCACTTCGATCAAGGAACAGGAAGAGGAACTCGAACGGTCGAACCAGCTTCTTCAGTCCATCTTTGACAATTTCCCCGGTGCCATTTCGGTTTATGACGATGACCTCAATCTCACCTTGGCCAACGCAGCCTTCCATGAGCTTTTATCGGTTCCCGAAGAGGCCTTTCCCATTGGAAGCCGTTTGGAAGATGTGTTGCGGTTCAATGTCCGGGATGATCTTTCTGGTGCCAGTGCCGACCATCATGAGATAGAAGACCGGATTGAAGGGCTGCTGGCTCAGGCACGGGCGCATTCATCCTATGTCTTTACATGCGAAAATAACGGCGGGCAGGTGCTTGAGGTCAAGGGATGGCCATTAAAGGGCGGCGGATTTCTTTCAACTCATATTGATGTGACCGAGCGTCATGAGATGATCCGCACTCTGCAAGCCAAGCATGAAGAGGCGCAGCAGACCGCAGTGGAACTGCAAGCTGTCCAAAAAATGCAAGCCAGCACTCATGAGCAGTTGCTCAACTCCATCAACAGCATGCAAAATGGATTGGCGATCTGGGACGCAAAAGGGTGTTTGCAGCTCGCCAACAGTGCTTTTCGCAAGTTTCATGCGCCGATTGCCGACATGATCCAACCCGGGATGTCCTTTGAATCCCTCTTGCGCGCTGGTTGTGCAAAGGGCCTGTGGGTTGGGATAACTATCGATCCCGAGAATCCCAATTTTGAAACCTGGGTCGCCCAGCGGGTTGAGGAGCATCTCACGCTGGACAATATGGAGTTCAATTTCACCTTGCTTCCAGGAATCGAAGTGGTGGTGCAAAAGCGCTTCGCGTCCAACGGCAATATCATCACGACCATGATCGATGTGACTGCCCTGCATGAACGCGAAGAAGAACTCAAACGCACCCGCGATGCTCTGGAGCATATTGCGTATTTCGACGCGCTGACGACCCTGCCGAACCGGGCGCACGGACAGCAGGATCTGGAAGCCTTGATGAATAAGGAAAATCCGGGCAGCAAATTTGCGCTGATCCAGATTGATCTGGACAAGTTCAAACGCGTCAATGACACGATGGGTCATGCAGCCGGGGACCATTTGCTCAAAGTGGTTGGGTCGCGCCTCTCCTTCCTGTCATCGAAAGTGCCAGCCTTCCGCCCCTATCGCTGGGGAGGCGACGAGTTTGTCGCCATCGTCCTTCTGGATGAAGATTTGGACCTCGAAGGCCTTTGTCAGGAATTGACGGACTTGATCGCAGTGCCGGTTCCTTACGAAGAAACAACGATTTGGCCGACGACTAGCCTTGGTATTGCGATCTATCCCGATGATACGTCCAGTCTGGAATCCCTGATGATCTATGCTGATCTGGCGCTTTACAAGACCAAGCGGATGGGACGTGACGGCTTTCAGTTCTTTGTTGCGGAAATGAAGGAGAAGGTCGACAGCGACAATCTCATCGAGATTGGTGTGCGCTCGGCGCTGGAACTGGACCAGTTCGTGCTCTATTTCCAGCCTCAGATCAGTGCTGTTGACGAGAGTATCGTTGGCATTGAGGCTCTTGTGCGCTGGAACCATCCTGATCGGGGCCAATTGCCGCCGGGGCTGTTCATGCAGGTTGTCGAGAATCATGGCCTTGCAGCAGCTCTGGGCAGGACGGTGTTTGACAAGGCAATGATGGCCGTCAAGAAATGGACCGATGAAGGGCTGTCCTTCGGACGACTGGCGGTCAATCTGTCACCGGGTCATATTCAGAAGGCAACTCTGGTCGATGATTTCTGCGCCAGCATCAGCAAATATGGCGTCGACCCCGGTCTGCTGGCAGTTGAGCTGCTCGAAAGTGTCTGGCTGGATAACCGAGACGGCAATATTGAAGAGATTTTCCATCGCCTGTCTTCGGCTGGCGTCCATGTGGAGCTGGATGATTTCGGGACAGGCTATGCCTCCCTCACCCACCTGTCCAACCTGCCGATCGATGGAATCAAGATTGACCGGTCTTTGATGAGTGCCGCTCCCCATAGCGAGAAACAGCGCGCGATCCTTGACCTGGTCATGTCGATGACCAAATTGATGCAGATCCGTGTGGTGTGCGAAGGGGTTGAGACCGTTCAGCAGTTGGAGACCGTTTCAAAGATCGCCAACTGCTCTGTCCAGGGGTATCTGATCTCCCGCCCCTTGAGCTTTGATCAAATGACAAACTGGATGCGCAACAAACGCAATATTGGCTCGCTACAGATACCCGAACCTCGGCTCGCGACGCAGCAGCCAACGGCGTTAACAGTTAACAGGCGCAAGGGCTTTGGTCCGTTCATATGA
- a CDS encoding MFS transporter, producing the protein MAKMIAPLASLLFSVALLLVGHGLQSTIIPLASRILDFGELMIGLGASAYFLGFVMGAIITPHVVVRAGHIRGFAVMVSSMSAAALLHPLVEDAEAWILFRFITGFCISGLYLIIESWLNEFADNSNRGLIMSIYIVTNYAAFTTGQLMATLTPPSGFLLFVVASIIISIAVMPVAMTKAAQPAPIAIVKLELGKVFRTSQAAIISAFIIGMVAGSHLTFAPLYAIDKGYDPLSQAPVFAAMLGVGGMLSQWPLGRFSDRVDRRLVLLIISIIGVISSVGITLLEDVDFIVFLMVGALIGAVTQPAYSLAAAHGYDNASENGYLRMAAGLLVAFGAGSSLGPFLTALLMRHWSPDALFLFPGCLLVFLSLYLWQRILRKEAVGDDRKEDFDLAATSASVGAVVAPELPSEEDRYVVVPDEWENSDLIDEEEDSEEADGETEIVTKTSFDPVI; encoded by the coding sequence CCTCGCGTATTCTGGACTTCGGCGAGTTGATGATTGGTTTGGGCGCCTCGGCTTACTTTCTTGGCTTCGTCATGGGCGCCATCATCACCCCGCATGTTGTGGTGCGCGCTGGCCATATCAGGGGCTTTGCGGTGATGGTGTCTTCCATGTCGGCAGCGGCATTGCTGCATCCGTTGGTCGAGGATGCTGAGGCCTGGATCCTGTTTCGCTTCATCACCGGCTTTTGTATTTCAGGTCTTTATTTGATCATCGAAAGCTGGCTGAACGAGTTTGCGGACAATTCCAACCGCGGCCTGATCATGTCCATCTATATCGTGACCAATTATGCCGCCTTCACCACTGGTCAGTTGATGGCTACCCTGACGCCACCCAGCGGTTTCTTGCTGTTTGTTGTCGCCTCAATCATCATTTCGATAGCGGTGATGCCTGTCGCAATGACCAAGGCTGCCCAGCCCGCTCCCATCGCCATTGTCAAGTTAGAACTGGGTAAGGTGTTCCGCACCTCACAGGCGGCCATCATCTCCGCTTTCATCATTGGCATGGTGGCTGGTTCCCATTTGACCTTTGCCCCTCTCTATGCCATCGACAAGGGCTATGATCCGCTGTCGCAAGCTCCGGTCTTTGCTGCCATGCTCGGCGTTGGCGGCATGCTCAGCCAATGGCCGCTCGGCCGTTTTTCCGACCGGGTCGACCGCCGTCTGGTCTTGCTGATCATCAGTATCATCGGCGTCATCAGTTCCGTCGGTATCACTTTGTTGGAGGATGTCGACTTCATCGTTTTCCTGATGGTTGGTGCCCTGATTGGTGCAGTCACCCAGCCAGCCTACTCGCTGGCCGCTGCCCATGGTTATGACAATGCCAGTGAAAATGGTTATTTGCGGATGGCCGCCGGCCTGTTGGTCGCCTTTGGGGCGGGCTCTTCACTGGGGCCATTCCTCACCGCGTTGTTGATGCGCCATTGGAGCCCGGACGCGCTGTTCCTGTTTCCCGGATGTCTGCTGGTGTTTTTGTCGCTCTATTTATGGCAACGGATCCTGCGCAAGGAAGCCGTGGGCGACGACCGGAAGGAAGACTTCGACCTTGCGGCAACCTCGGCCTCTGTTGGTGCTGTCGTTGCGCCAGAATTGCCATCCGAAGAAGATCGCTATGTTGTGGTGCCTGACGAATGGGAGAATAGCGACCTGATTGACGAAGAGGAAGACAGCGAGGAAGCCGATGGAGAGACAGAAATCGTCACCAAAACAAGCTTTGATCCGGTCATATGA